The proteins below are encoded in one region of Penicillium psychrofluorescens genome assembly, chromosome: 4:
- a CDS encoding uncharacterized protein (ID:PFLUO_005828-T1.cds;~source:funannotate), with translation MRVDRPSSRLSWTGLFITALLSAWKAQAVELDIDDDDSIKSAAKQIATNMMTYYTGMNPGDNPGNLPSPYYWWEAGAMFNALIDYWFYTRDETWNNITMQGMVWQAGNTGTFMPPNQTMTEGNDDQAFWGFAAMTAAERNFPNPPSDQPQWLEMAQAVFNTQAARWDMSTCGGGLRWQIFDWNRGYDYKNTISTGGFFNLAARLARYTKNETYSNWAERAWDWTSAVGFRTPDYQFWDGASDTNNCTQMNQIEWTYNSGTFLLGAANMYNITEDPKWKDRIQKIIEASGVFFTKTPPDVMYERACETVNTCMVDQRSFKGYLARWMAATTQAAPFTYDLVMPKLRASASAAAKTCTGGDQHTTCGLKWTEEKWDNSRDFGQQMAALEVIQANLITKVAAPVTGDSGGTSKGNPNAGATPPDPRPHVLTMPITTADKAGAGILTALMMVGIASSTGFLIWDT, from the exons ATGCGTGTGGATCGACCTTCATCGCGGCTGTCATGGACAGGCCTATTCATCACAGCATTACTGAGTGCTTGGAAAGCACAGGCTGTAGAACTCGACATTGACGACGATG ATTCCATCAAGAGCGCCGCCAAACAAATCGCGACCAACATGATGACCTACTACACCGGCATGAATCCCGGCGATAATCCCGGAAACCTGCCTAGTCCTTACTATTGGTGGGAAGCCGGAGCAATGTTCAACGCCTTGATTGACTATTGGTTCTACACACGCGATGAGACTTGGAACAACATCACTATGCAGGGTATGGTTTGGCAGGCTGGCAATACCGGTACCTTCATGCCGCCCAACCAAACCATGACCGAGGGCAACGATGACCAAGCCTTTTGGGGATTTGCTGCCATGACTGCAGCAGAACGAAACTTTCCCAATCCTCCAAGTGATCAGCCGCAGTGGCTCGAAATGGCACAGGCTGTTTTCAACACACAGGCTGCGCGATGGGACATGTCCAcctgtggtggtggtctgCGTTGGCAAATCTTCGACTGGAACCGCGGTTATGACTATAAAAACACAATATCCACGGGTGGGTTCTTTAACCTAGCTGCTCGCCTAGCACGTTATACTAAGAACGAAACCTATTCAAACTGGGCCGAGAGGGCTTGGGACTGGACCTCAGCTGTGGGATTTAGGACCCCCGATTATCAATTTTGGGACGGGGCTAGCGATACCAACAACTGCACGCAAATGAACCAGATTGAATGGACCTACAACTCCGGGACGTTCTTGCTCGGGGCAGCCAACATGTATAATATT ACTGAGGATCCGAAGTGGAAGGACCGTatccagaagatcatcgaggcTTCCGGCGTCTTTTTCACAAAGACTCCGCCAGACGTCATGTACGAGCGCGCCTGTGAGACTGTCAACACATGTATGGTCGACCAGCGATCATTCAAAGGCTATCTCGCAAGATGGATGGCTGCAACCACTCAGGCCGCCCCGTTCACCTATGATCTAGTGATGCCGAAGCTGAGAGCGTCGGCTTCAGCCGCAGCAAAAACTTGCACCGGTGGCGACCAGCACACGACCTGCGGTCTGAAATGGACGGAGGAGAAATGGGACAACAGCAGGGATTTTGGTCAGCAAATGGCTGCCTTGGAAGTTATTCAGGCCAACCTGATCACTAAAGTGGCAGCACCAGTCACTGGTGACAGTGGTGGCACAAGTAAAGGGAATCCTAACGCAGGCGCCACGCCTCCAGACCCTCGACCACACGTCCTCACAATGCCTATTACCACGGCTGACAAGGCTGGCGCGGGTATTCTCACAGCTTTGATGATGGTTGGTATTGCCAGTTCCACTGGGTTCCTGATATGGGATACCTAA
- a CDS encoding uncharacterized protein (ID:PFLUO_005829-T1.cds;~source:funannotate), with amino-acid sequence MPRCMEVMDICLKNPDPAVCNAALSVCYEGVVSWYDDESSYAGGRNRFDITLPCEVDFMCYVEAVRVEEYLNTPNIWNALSVPKQIDKFNISSDAIARSFERTSDLETSVSDQVAFLLQNQVHFLAYQGNSDLACNTAGNLRWANSLAWKGQPEFTSKSLRPWKSTVAVTGQNEIVGTMKEVRVRTSDIAEIESRFAIVTVDHAGHMLPQDRPDVAFDVLTRWISGAAFD; translated from the exons ATGCCTCGATGCATGGAAGTTATGGACATCTGCCTGAAAAACCCCGATCCGGCTGTGTGTAATGCCGCGTTATCGGTTTGCTATGAAGGAGTTGTTAGTTGGTACGATGACGAGTCGTCGTACGCCGGCGGCCGCAACAGATTCGATA TCACATTGCCTTGTGAAGTGGACTTCATGTGCTACGTTGAGGCTGTCCGCGTCGAAGAGTACCTGAACACTCCAAATATCTGGAACGCACTCTCGGTTCCGAAACAGATTGATAAGTTCAATATCTCCTCCGATGCGATTGCTCGATCTTTTGAAAGGACCTCAGACCTAGAGACGTCTGTGTCGGATCAAGTTGCTTTTCTGCTTCAGAATCAAGTTCACTTTCTAGCTTATCAAGGAAATAGTGATCTTGCTTGTAACACCGCTGGAAATCTTCGCTGGGCCAATTCGCTTGCCTGGAAAGGACAGCCTGAGTTTACCTCCAAGTCATTGCGGCCGTGGAAATCAACGGTTGCTGTAACAGGCCAAAACGAGATCGTTGGTACAATGAAAGAGGTCCGAGTCCGGACAAGTGATATCGCAGAAATTGAATCGCGGTTTGCTATCGTGACTGTGGATCATGCTGGCCACATG CTGCCGCAAGATCGCCCTGATGTGGCATTCGATGTGTTGACACGGTGGATCAGTGGAGCTGCTTTTGATTAG
- a CDS encoding uncharacterized protein (ID:PFLUO_005830-T1.cds;~source:funannotate) has translation MPALSQPGVDVSSWYRVSARGTVMAGLIENGVYNETELWFSDNMESETDRSLFEAPWFYREEFSASPSARHFFLLKTNGITSKADIYMNGRKVVSSDQQQGSYGGHQYNVTEYIRKGTNCLLIRAYPTNYLRDFAMGFVDWNPYPYDNGTGIWRHVELSQTGPVSMSPIRVVTNFIKPGEPREQVIATVRTNLKNWSAKEVRVVVNSTITAEDGSSIPLSGSLVLQPHSSRTFALAVPIKKPKIWWPAEWGSQPLYTVTATTYVQEGGLSVSDCSGPQKFGIRRVTSDLNKFNDTAFSVNGAYFQVRGAGLGTDMFMRFDEQRIRRIFQYMLDMGLNTIRLEGKQEQPEMYNLADRMGMMILAGWECCDKWEGWKYNDEADGVKWDNNDYLVAKAQMLHEAEMMQAHPSMLGFLVGSDYWPDDRASKVYLEALAQMDWPNPIIASAAKRGYPEALGPSGMKMNGPYDWVPPNYWYGTKEGAAFGFGSELGAGVGTPELQSLKRFLSEEDLQMLWTEPDAGLYHMSSNVSQFYHRTIYNKALYSRYGKPSSLEDYLMKSQMADYEATRAEYEAYSANQNATRPATGLIYWMLNGAWPNLHWQLFDYYLSPMGAYFGTKAGARMEHVAYNYQDHTVSLINHSLKQKGKRVIIVELIDINGKKISGAKMTANTFPTSSKSIGTVAGIDKIKGVAFLRLILRDPKVKHDLSRNVYWLSPSTDVLAWSESNWYYTPVKDYADYTTLDTLTPVTVKASLVAIKFKTKDRMTHVEIQLENKAKVPAVFVRVNAIDSSTGAEIAPVYWSDNYVTLWPKEKLRLTVQFERDVKSIVFEITGKNVKKVAVKNIGSN, from the exons ATGCCCGCCCTTTCGCAGCCCGGCGTGGATGTGTCGTCCTGGTACCGCGTCAGCGCCCGCGGCACTGTCATGGCTGGCCTCATTGAGAACGGCGTGTACAATGAGACCGAGCTTTGGTTCTCAGATAACATGGAGTCAGAAACTGACCGCTCTCTTTTTGAGGCCCCTTGGTTTTATCGCGAAGAATTTTCAGCAAGCCCGTCTGCCCGGCACTTCTTCCTGCTGAAAACTAACGGAATCACGTCCAAGGCAGATATTTACATGAATGGGCGGAAGGTCGTTTCTAGTGATCAACAGCAAGGCTCCTACGGGGGCCATCAATACAACGTGACTGAGTACATTCGCAAAGGTACCAATTGTCTATTGATCCGTGCTTACCCTACGAACTATTTGCGTGATTTTGCTATGGGGTTCGTGGACTGGAACCCTTATCCGTATGATAATGGCACTGGCATCTGGCGCCATGTGGAGTTATCGCAGACCGGCCCGGTCTCCATGTCTCCCATCCGGGTGGTAACCAACTTCATCAAACCCGGGGAACCTCGTGAGCAAGTGATAGCAACCGTCCGGACAAACCTAAAGAACTGGTCAGCCAAAGAGGTCCGTGTTGTGGTGAACAGCACTATCACCGCAGAGGATGGCTCTTCAATTCCCCTTTCGGGTTCGCTTGTTCTGCAACCTCATTCAAGTCGCACCTTCGCTCTCGCGGTTCCAATcaagaaaccaaaaattTGGTGGCCGGCTGAATGGGGCAGTCAGCCCCTATATACAGTCACTGCAACTACTTATGTCCAGGAGGGTGGGCTATCAGTGTCTGATTGCTCTGGTCCCCAGAAATTTGGAATTCGCCGTGTGACTTCTGATCTTAATAAGTTCAATGACACGGCATTCAGTGTTAATGGAGCATATTTTCAAGTCAGGGGAGCTGGCCTTGGAACGGATATGTTTATGCGATTCGACGAGCAGCGCATCCGGCGTATCTTTCAGTACATGTTGGACATGGGCCTTAATACTATACGTCTTGAAGGCAAACAAGAACAGCCAGAGATGTATAATCTTGCTGATCGCATGGGTATGATGATTCTGGCTGGGTGGGAATGCTGTGACAAGTGGGAGGGCTGGAAG TATAACGACGAGGCCGACGGTGTCAAATGGGACAATAATGACTATTTGGTTGCAAAAGCACAAATGCTTCATGAGGCCGAGATGATGCAAGCGCACCCGAGCATGTTGGGATTCCTGGTAGGATCCGATTACTGGCCAGATGACCGTGCTAGCAAAGTTTACCTGGAAGCGCTGGCGCAGATGGACTGGCCCAACCCCATCATTGCATCAGCTGCAAAGCGCGGATACCCGGAAGCTCTGGGGCCGTCCGGCATGAAAATGAACGGACCCTATGATTGGGTGCCTCCCAATTACTGGTATGGGACCAAGGAAGGCGCTGCATTTGGGTTCGGGTCTGAGCTCGGTGCAGGGGTCGGTACGCCCGAGCTTCAAAGCCTCAAGAGATTCTTGTCTGAAGAAGACTTGCAAATGCTTTGGACTGAGCCAGATGCAGGCTTGTATCATATGTCCAGCAATGTCTCGCAATTTTACCACCGGACTATCTACAACAAGGCACTTTACTCTCGCTATGGCAAGCCGTCCAGTTTGGAGGACTACTTGATGAAATCACAAATGGCGGACTACGAAGCCACCAGAGCTGAATATGAGGCGTACTCGGCAAACCAAAACGCAACGCGCCCAGCGACGGGGCTAATCTATTGGATGCTTAACGGAGCATGGCCAAATCTACACTGGCAGCTGTTCGACTACTATCTCAGCCCGATGGGCGCGTATTTCGGGACAAAAGCTGGTGCCCGCATGGAGCACGTTGCCTACAATTATCAGGACCATACAGTCTCACTGATCAACCACTCCTTGAAACAGAAGGGGAAGCGAGTCATCATAGTTGAGCTGATCGACATCAATGGAAAGAAAATTTCCGGAGCAAAAATGACAGCGAATACATTTCCGACCTCATCAAAGTCGATTGGAACTGTGGCTGGTATCGACAAGATTAAAGGTGTTGCATTCTTGCGTCTAATTCTTCGCGATCCGAAGGTCAAGCATGATTTGAGTCGTAATGTCTACTGGTTATCTCCTTCCACAGACGTGCTTGCTTGGTCAGAATCGAACTGGTACTATACTCCTGTCAAGGACTATGCAGACTACACTACATTGGATACATTGACGCCAGTCACCGTTAAAGCTTCTCTGGTTGCTATCAAGTTCAAAACAAAGGATAGAATGACCCATGTCGAGATTCAGTTGGAAAACAAGGCCAAGGTTCCAGCTGTCTTTGTCAGAGTCAATGCTATTGATTCATCGACTGGAGCCGAAATTGCACCGGTGTACTGGTCAGATAACTACGTGACACTCTGGCCAAAAGAGAAGCTACGTCTAACGGTTCAGTTTGAGCGTGACGTGAAGAGCATCGTGTTTGAGATTACGGGCAAGAACGTGAAGAAAGTGGCGGTGAAGAACATTGGCTCAAACTGA
- a CDS encoding uncharacterized protein (ID:PFLUO_005831-T1.cds;~source:funannotate): MAIILAIPTIGVAGTEKESGTSWFVSSAKTNPPESSALLLLCGSHSYLYEMMTLIVTFLTSLIAASSALLDAPVIDLGYSQYKGVALPNGVDQYLGMRYSAPPIKDLRFRAPQDPPTVDSVQDAFKFGPQCVGVGQEMNDDFAEDCLFINVWRPSGANSSSLLPTWLFIQGGGYANNANGNYNGSEVVERSGRDIIFVNFNYRVGALGFLASEDVRKNGDLNAGLLDQRKVLGWVQENIQKFGGLRTRVVIHGDSAGAGSVAHHLAAYHGTSNNMFSGAIAESSFWPTQRTVAEMEFQYERFVEDVSCHEADNPLACLRAADIQTIQVANVDKPFPGGSTNPAPLWYFLPVVDGSLVTSSLYDSFSRGEFVSVPLMISDDTNEGTDFAYNATEQVEVAQFMKNNYPKLTQKQLDQINKAYPLMGPLPKHAAYFPSASAAYGESTFTCPGNLMAAAMARTFGPDKVWNYRYNVRDPTEIANGMGTPHVFDLPAIFGIGETNGPTLSYASINKDIINTTMDYYISFVKVQNPNYFKNAKAPEWKPWSSGSGQRMKLQTNSTQMEAIPRSQQDRCKLWLKLAASMEH; this comes from the exons ATGGCGATCATATTGGCCATCCCCACTATTGGCGTGGCGGGTACTGAGAAAGAGAGCGGCACTTCCTGGTTCGTGTCATCCGCCAAGACAAACCCTCCCGAGAGCTCCGCACTGCTGCTACTATGCGGCTCTCATTCATACCTATACGAAATGATGACATTAATCGTCACGTTCCTTACCAGCTTGATTGCGGCGTCTTCGGCTTTGCTGGATGCGCCGGTCATTGACCTGGGTTATTCGCAGTATAAAGGCGTGGCGCTCCCGAATGGCGTCGATCAGTATCTGGGGATGCGGTATTCGGCGCCGCCGATAAAGGACTTGCGATTTCGCGCACCGCAAGACCCTCCGACAGTCGATTCCGTTCAGGATGCGTTCAAG TTTGGTCCCCAATGTGTCGGTGTTGGGCAAGAAATGAATGACGACTTCGCGGAAGACTGCCTATTTATTAATGTCTGGAGACCGTCAGGCGCAAACTCGAGTTCTTTGCTGCCAACTTGGCTATTTATCCAAGGCGGGGGTTACGCCAATAATGCCAACGGTAACTATAATGGTAGTGAGGTGGTCGAGCGCTCCGGGCGTGATATCA TATTCGTGAATTTCAACTACCGTGTTGGTGCCTTGGGGTTTTTAGCCAGTGAAGACGTTCGAAAGAACGGTGATCTCAACGCAGGACTTCTTGATCAGAGAAAGGTCTTGGGATGGGTCCAAGAGAATATCCAGAAATTTGGGGGACTCCGAAC GCGAGTCGTCATCCACGGTGATTCGGCAGGTGCCGGATCAGTTGCGCACCATCTTGCGGCCTACCACGGGACATCTAACAACATGTTTTCTGGGGCCATTGCAGAGTCCTCCTTCTGGCCCACGCAACGGACTGTTGCTGAGATGGAGTTTCAGTACGAAAGATTCGTGGAAGATGTCAGCTGTCATGAAGCAGACAACCCACTTGCCTGTCTTCGCGCTGccgacatccagaccatTCAAGTGGCAAACGTCGATAAGCCATTCCCTGGCGGGAGCACCAACCCGGCACCACTGTGGTACTTTCTCCCTGTCGTTGACGGAAGCCTGGTCACCAGTAGCTTATATGATTCTTTTTCGAGAGGCGAATTTGTCTCGGTTCCACTCATGATCAGCGATGACACGAATGAAGGCACCGACTTTGCATACAATGCTACGGAGCAAGTCGAGGTGGCCCAATTCATGAAAAACAACTATCCCAAACTCACCCAGAAGCAGTTGGATCAAATCAACAAAGCGTATCCCCTCATGGGCCCTCTTCCTAAACACGCAGCATATTTTCCATCGGCAAGTGCCGCCTACGGAGAGTCAAC TTTTACCTGCCCTGGGAACTTGATGGCGGCAGCCATGGCACGCACCTTCGGCCCTGACAAGGTCTGGAACTACCGATACAACGTCCGAGATCCCACCGAGATTGCGAACGGTATGGGTACACCGCATGTCTTTGATTTGCCTGCGATCTTTGGAATTGGGGAAACAAATGGACCGACCTTATCGTACGCCAGCATTAATAAGGACATTATAAACACCACCATGGACTACTACATTAGTTTCGTCAAAGTGCAAAATCCTAACTACTTCAAAAACGCAAAGGCCCCAGAGTGGAAGCCTTGGAGTTCAGGATCTGGACAGCGCATGAAGCTTCAGACGAATTCGACGCAGATGGAGGCAATTCCTCGATCACAGCAGGATCGTTGTAAGCTGTGGCTGAAACTGGCGGCCAGCATGGAACACTGA
- a CDS encoding uncharacterized protein (ID:PFLUO_005832-T1.cds;~source:funannotate), with protein MFHRHRPTTTTTRTTKPTFMTRLKGRNARTQTVKTKTTTTRHEGPKGHNRGRPRAQQRRRKVTFGDKVSGAMLKLKGSLTHRPAVKAAGTRRMHGTDGLGGRHNRAY; from the exons ATGTTCCACCGTCATCGACCGACCACCACTACGACGCGCACTACGAAGCCAACCTTCATGACTCGCCTTAAGGGCCGCAATGCTCGAACCCAAAcagtgaagacgaagaccaCTACAACACGCCATGAGGGCCCAAAGGGTCACAACCGGGGCAGACCTCGGGCGCAGCAACGTCGCCGCAAGGTGACCTTCGGCGATAAAGTATCGGGGGCCATGCTCAAGTTGAAGGGCAGCCTAACCCATCGTCCTGCAGTCAAG GCTGCTGGGACCCGTCGGATGCATGGCACCGATGGCCTCGGGGGCCGTCACAATCGTGCATACTAA
- a CDS encoding uncharacterized protein (ID:PFLUO_005833-T1.cds;~source:funannotate) — MSNGLSQPPNGIHGGYHGSLTIRILMIVFTSIALYNAIELFILIFLTFTHYRGLYFWTLLISVVLGVIPHAIAYLLEFFALAPLWLTLVMSTIGFYVMVPGQSMVLYSRLHLVVQSRKILRFVLGLIIVDAIILLIPTTVLTFSTAYVGTPSIIRGYNVMERLQLAWFCAQEFVISGIYIFETVKLLRLMPEKGRRRTKIMYELLAINFVIISLDVALLVVEYLGYYALQTTLKPMVYSIKLKLEFGVLGKLVALVQTHRSQPTSAEQDQYPVFVDPTQFTSDVTHAAPQEPRSPRDMSTWNSMSAESLPIPDRRMRLSPRSSNTTQSP, encoded by the coding sequence ATGTCCAACGGCTTGTCGCAACCGCCGAACGGCATCCATGGCGGGTACCACGGCTCCCTGACCATCCGGATCTTGATGATTGTCTTCACGTCGATTGCCCTGTACAATGCCATCGAACTGTTCATATTGATCTTCTTGACTTTCACTCACTACCGAGGGCTGTACTTTTGGACCCTGCTCATCTCCGTCGTTCTTGGCGTCATCCCCCATGCCATTGCCTATCTGCTGGAATTCTTCGCTCTGGCCCCTCTATGGCTGACTCTGGTCATGTCGACCATCGGTTTCTATGTCATGGTTCCCGGTCAGTCCATGGTGCTTTATTCCCGCCTGCATCTCGTGGTCCAGAGCCGGAAAATCCTCCGCTTTgttctcggcctcatcatcgtcgacgcAATCATCCTTCTGATTCCCACCACGGTCCTGACGTTCTCTACGGCATACGTTGGAACTCCGTCCATAATACGAGGGTACAATGTGATGGAGCGCTTGCAGCTGGCCTGGTTTTGTGCGCAAGAGTTCGTCATATCGGGAATTTACATTTTTGAGACGGTCAAGCTGCTGAGGCTGATGCCCGAGAAAGGCCGTCGGCGAACTAAGATCATGTACGAACTGCTTGCCATCAATTTTGTGATCATTAGCCTGGATGTCGCATTGCTGGTGGTAGAGTACCTCGGGTATTACGCCCTGCAAACCACCCTGAAGCCAATGGTCTATAGCATCAAACTCAAGCTCGAGTTTGGTGTGCTTGGAAAGCTGGTTGCACTCGTGCAAACACATCGTTCGCAGCCCACGTCGGCGGAGCAGGATCAGTACCCGGTCTTCGTCGATCCGACCCAGTTCACTTCCGACGTCACCCATGCCGCTCCGCAGGAACCACGATCGCCGCGAGACATGTCCACTTGGAATTCCATGTCAGCGGAAAGCTTACCCATCCCCGATCGAAGGATGCGGTTATCCCCTCGGTCCTCCAATACCACACAGTCACCATGA
- a CDS encoding uncharacterized protein (ID:PFLUO_005834-T1.cds;~source:funannotate) translates to MWMRQAAVALAIVALSGASPVSIKHALHEKRDRPSTDWVKGARVEADSVLPMRIGLSQNNLEKGYDYLMEVSHPESPSYGQYWSADEVHDAFSPSQDAVDSVRGWLVAAGIHPSRIVHSDNKGWLAFDAYAHEAEKLMMTEFHEHTHSRTGGMRVGCDEYHVPEHIQDHVDYITPGVKLTAVVKKNKKVKRTSHLAHSMPDRHVLRLHEDPSIPAKAMSLPEDLRGCGFNMTPVCIKALYHIPDATKALRGNSLGLYEQGDYFAKSDIDLFYKAYAPWVPQGTYPIPNLIDGANFSVPAYSSLNAGESDIDIDMVSSLIYPQSVTLYQVDDQLYEPEEVATTNLFNTFLDALDGSYCSYSAYGETGDDPKIDPTFPDLRPGGYKGKLQCGVYKPTNVISASYGQAEADLPMGYTKRQCNEFMKLGLQGHSILFASGDYGVASAAGDGGSESGCLGPDGLVFNPQYPSNCPYVTSVGGTMIYGDQTVEDAESVMHVNLGGTASNFSTSGGFSNYFPQPEYQKWAVERYFKTADLTYPYYSEFGVDVNTTKGRYNRIGRAYPDVSANGAQYRAYMGGELYHWYGASLASPLFASVLNMINEERFEMGKRPIGFVNPVLYHFPEILNDITNGTNAGCGTYGFSAIPGWDPASGLGTPNYPKMKELFLRLP, encoded by the exons ATGTGGATGCGTCAGGCTGCTGTCGCGCTGGCCATTGTGGCCCTCTCCGGTGCCTCTCCGGTGTCGATCAAGCATGCCCTACACGAGAAGCGGGATCGGCCCTCCACCGACTGGGTGAAGGGTGCCCGGGTCGAGGCTGATTCGGTACTGCCAATGCGCATTGGCCTTAGCCAGAACAATCTGGAAAAGGGCTATGACTATCTCATGGAGGT GTCACACCCCGAGTCCCCGAGCTACGGCCAGTACTGGTCCGCAGACGAGGTGCATGATGCTTTTTCGCCTTCACAAGACGCTGTCGACTCCGTTCGAGGCTGGCTTGTCGCGGCTGGGATCCATCCCTCGCGTATCGTCCACTCGGACAATAAAGGATGGCTGGCATTTGACGCATACGCCCACGAAGCCGAGAAGCTTATGATGACCGAATTTCATGAGCACACTCATTCGCGTACTGGGGGAATGAGAGTTGGATGTGACGA GTATCATGTCCCGGAACATATTCAGGACCATGTGGACTATATCACACCCGGTGTCAAACTCACCGCGGTGGtcaagaagaataagaagGTTAAGCGCACTTCTCATTTGGCACATAGCATGCCAGACCGTCACGTTCTTCGCCTTCATGAAGACCCGTCTATCCCAGCCAAAGCCATGTCTCTGCCCGAAGACCTCCGGGGCTGTGGTTTTAACATGACCCCGGTGTGCATCAAGGCGCTGTATCACATCCCAGATGCCACCAAGGCACTTAGAGGAAACTCTCTTGGCCTCTATGAGCAGGGTGACTACTTCGCCAAGTCGGACATTGACCTGTTTTATAAGGCCTATGCTCCCTGGGTCCCCCAGGGCACCTATCCTATTCCAAATCTCATCGACGGTGCCAATTTCTCGGTGCCTGCGTACAGCTCACTGAATGCGGGTGAATCGGACATTGACATTGACATGGT CTCCTCGCTCATTTACCCTCAATCCGTGACTCTTTATCAGGTGGACGATCAGTTGTATGAGCCCGAGGAGGTTGCAACTACCAACTTGTTCAATACGTTTCTCGATGCTCTCGATGGT TCATACTGCTCATATAGTGCTTACGGCGAGACTGGCGATGATCCGAAAATCGACCCCACGTTTCCTGATCTGCGCCCAGGCGGCTACAAAG GGAAGCTCCAGTGCGGTGTTTACAAGCCTACGAACGTCATCAGCGCCTCGTATGGACAGGCTGAGGCAGACCTCCCCATGGGCTACACGAAGCGTCAATGTAATGAGTTCATGAAGCTTGGCCTTCAGGGCCATTCCATTCTCTTTGCCTCCGGCGATTACGGCGTTGCCTCGGcggctggtgatggtgggTCCGAGAGCGGGTGTTTGGGACCGGATGGCTTAGTCTTCAATCCGCAATACCCATCGAACTGCCCTTACGTTACCTCAGTTGGTGGCACCATGATCTACGGTGACCAGACGGTCGAGGATGCTGAGAGTGTCATGCATGTCAATCTTGGCGGCACTGCCTCTAACTTCAGTACATCTGGCGGATTTTCGAACTACTTCCCCCAGCCAGAATACCAAAAGTGGGCAGTGGAGAGGTACTTCAAGACAGCTGACTTGACATACCCCTACTACTCTGAGTTCGGAGTTGATGTCAACACCACCAAGGGACGCTACAACCGTATTGGTCGGGCATACCCTGATGTCTCTGCCAACGGTGCCCAATACCGCGCGTATATGGGTGGCGAGCTCTACCACTGGTACGGAGCGAGTTTGGCTTCGCCCCTGTTTGCATCGGTCCTCAACATG ATCAACGAAGAGCGTTTCGAGATGGGCAAAAGGCCAATCGGTTTTGTGAATCCGGTCCTCTATCATTTCCCGGAAATTTTGAATGATATTACCAATGGCACAAATGCTGGATGTGGTACCTATGGATTCAGTGCTATTCCTGG TTGGGATCCAGCCTCCGGTTTGGGAACACCAAACTAcccgaagatgaaggagcTTTTCCTGCGCTTGCCCTGA